The Fuerstiella sp. nucleotide sequence TTGGGATACTTTGCCAATCGGTACTGACTCAGCGATGACAATGCGGCATCGAATTCCGGCAGCCGCCGAATAAGCGGCCAGAGCAGCACCCGTGTTTCCGCTGGAAGTGGCAATACATTCAGATTTTCCGATCTGCAGCATGTGTGAAACAGCGGCCGCTGCAAAACGATCCTTAAAGGAACCGGTCGGATTTGTCCCCTCAAGTTTAAAGTAAAGATTCTGCAAACCGGCTTCCGGCCCGATTTTCCTTGATCTGACCAGTGGTGTTTGTCCCTCACCAAGCGTAATGCGATTCGTGACATCGATCGGCGTAATCGAATCTGCATACTTCCAGATACTCATACGATGGTGTTTCCGGACAGGCTCCGGCTGCAGGCAGAGAACAGCTGCCATCGACAGAGGCGCACAACCCCATAGAGTCGTTCTCCGACTTCTCTGACATCGCAGCAAGCGGAACAATATTTTGGATTACATTGAACGGTACCGATACAGCAAACGATTCGCGACAACGAAAACATGTCGAAAACATGTGCCTGCGTCTCACCGGACCAGGGATTCAAAAATTAACCCCTGTTGCCCTCACGGTCGTTATCACAATTCGACTGCTCAACAGAAATCAGTCCATTACACATTCACCAAATCTTTAGGGTTGATGACGCATATCTGAACGGACTTCATGTCAGACTAAAATCGGTGGATACAGTCCTTGTACCGGAATAAGCCGTCAACGGCGAGGATCGAACCGCTGATGTAATCGGCGTCACTGGATGACAGAAAAGTCGCCGCCCGTCCAATTTCGGCCGGCAGTCCCAGGCGGCCCCACGGCAACTGTTTTCCTTTTTCAGTAATTTCCTGTTCCGTAAACGTGACGTGTTCGCCTGGTGTGTCGATCCAGCCAGGTTCGATCGCATTCACGTTGATGCGATAAGGGGAAAGTTCCACGGCAATGGTCTGCATCAACAGGTTCAGGCCTGCTTTGGCGGCTCCATAAGCACAACACTGGGTGTACGGTCGTTCTGCCTGGACGCTGGAGATGAACACAATTTTTCCGTTGCCGTTTTCCACCATATGGCGTGCCACGAGCTGACTGATATGAAAACCGGCTGTGAGCGTGGCCTGAACAATCCGTTCAAATTCATGGCGATCCAGCTCCAGAAACGGTGTGCGCCGTCCATAGGCAGGATTGCTGATCAGGATGTCGACAGACTCCGCCGCATCCAGCACATCCGCAACAACCTGCTCACAGCCTTCCCCCCCAAACACATCACCTTCAACCGACTCACACGTCCGTCCCAGCGCCCGAACTTCATTAACCGTGTTCTGCAGATCCGGACTTCCTGGCCGGTCGTTGACAATCAGATCCGCGCCATGGCGGGCCAACTCCAGGGCGCATCCTTTTCCGATTCCTCGACCGGCTCCGGTGACAAATGCTGTTTTTCCAGATACGTCCATCGATTAAGCCTCCCCAAATACGGCATCAAGCGTGTCCGAAGAGTCTTTCAGCATCTGCATCATAGCGCCAAAGTCACCACCGTGGGCCAGCATTCGGGCTCCCTGATCAGTACGACGCTGCAGTTCTTCCTGGTTCGGTGCCGGCAGGCCCCACGCCTTGCCGTGTTTCTTACAGGCCGCCGCAACTCGTTCGCAGGCGTCTTCAAACGACACCCCCCCGGTATCATACTGAAGCCGCAAATTAAGATCCGCGGGGCCGATAAACAGACAGTCCACCCCCTCAACCGCCGCAATCGCGTCAACATTTTCGACAGCTTCGGGAGTTTCAATCTGAACAACCAGAAATGTCTGTTGATTGACGTCTGCCAGATATTCGTCCGGACCATTGGCAAGGAAGTCTGCATCGAGTCCCGCCGAATCCAGTCCACGATTTCCTACAGGCGGAAATTTTACGGAGTCCACCAGCATCATCGCTTTTTCCACAGTACTCACATGCGGAATCATCAGTCCGGCCGCTCCGTCTTCCAGATATCGATAGAGAGCGGTTTTCTCCAGGGTTGGAGCACGAAGCATGATGTCGATATCGAACAGATGAGCGAACGCCAGAATGGCCTGCACATCGCGGTCGGGCCAGTTGCGATGTTCCAGATCCAGCCAGATGCAGTCAAATCCATGATGAGCAGCGTGTTTGACAAATCCAGGAATGAAATGTCCGAGACTGCACATTCGGACCGATTCGTTATTCCGCAGTCGGGTAAGCGTTTTACTTTGTCTCATAATTGTCTCAAAAGATCTGGCGAAGTATCGTGAAAAATGTAAGCACTATCTGTTTCGGTAAACTTGTGCACTGTCGGTCAGGTCTTTCGGAACGACAGCGGATTTCCCCGACCGCCTGGAAACCACAAATCGCATGGTCTGAGGCACTGCCTTTTTCTGAAGTCTAAGCAGCCGGCTTACGTTACGGCAGTATCGGCCCCTGCTTTCGGCCTGGTGGGAAAAATCAAACTACCGATGCAGCCAGTCATAATGTTTGCAGTAAGGGCCATGGGCCCAATCCAGTAGAAACTGATTGGAGGCAGGTCAGTTCCGGGAACCGTCCCAAAAATTGGACCGCAAAATCCAACCAGCACAGCCGTCAGTGTTCCAAAACATGTTCCAATCCACGCTCCTGCCGGACTTGCGAACGGCACAAATAACGCAAAGAAAAACAATCCGAAAATTGGAGTCGTCAGAAGGTTTGCCGTCCTGGTCGTGACTTCGGAAAAATTCCCCGGCACAAGACCCATCATTGAACTGCCAACCACTGCCACGGCTCCGATCCCGAATGCAAGGCAACGGGCCAGCACAACGTGCTGGCGCTCTGTGAGCGCTCTGCTGCCCAGACGATCGAAACCATCCGTCATCACAACCGCAGTAATCGAATTCACGCCGGAATCAATGCTCGACATCGCAGCTGCGAACATAGCCGCGACAACCAGTCCGGCTATTCCGACCGGCAAATGGAATCCGATAAAGTGAGGAAACATTTTGTCCGCATTTTCTTTGAGTGACGCACCGGCGGGTACCAACTCAGGATGCGCTTCGTAATACCCCAGCAGTGCGAACCCCACCAGTCCCAGTGTCACACCAACAATCACCGATACCGTGAGCTGCGTAGCAAGGGCACGGCGTGCCGCACTGGCACTGGAGGTAGACATAAAACGCTGCACGGATGTTTGATCGCCACCTGCTGTGCACACAAACCAAACCAGAAAACTTGCAAACGCACCAACAAACGATGCACGAGTAGACAGACTGTCAGGAAAAAACGGCTGAGTGTCCCATGAATCATTCCATTCGGTCGGAAACCAGCCAAAACCTCCCAGATCAAAACAGATGAGCGCCAGCACCAGCAGAGCACCACCATACAACAGGATCGTCTGCATGAAATCAGTGATGATCACTGCCCGGAGTCCTCCCAGTGACGTGTAAATCACGGCCACGAATCCAGTGACCAGAGCAATAACCGGGATATACTGATCACCAAGTCCCATCATGATGACCATCGCCTGCGCCGTCACGAAGACGAGCAGAGACATCCAGGTCAGACGAAGCAAGATGAACAGAAATGCTCCCAGCAAACGCACACTCAGGCCAAGCCTGTCTTCGAGCAGTTCGTATGCACTGGTGACCTGTTGCTTCATGTACACCGGCAGCAGACCGTAGGCAACTACCAGGTAAACCACAGGCAGAGTAAGAAAGATGGTCATCCCGACCGGCCCCTTGCCCAGCGATTCTCCCGGCATCGACAGATAGGAAATCGTGCTCAGCAGCGTGGCAAAGAGTGACACTCCGACAAATATCGGATTCATCTTCCGGTCGCCGACGAAATACTCCTCAGTTGAACTCTGTTGACGACTGTAGTACCAGCCAAGTCCGATTGTGCCTCCGGCGTAGCATGCGATGATGACCCAATCGATGATTGCCAGACCATTCGATCTAACGGAGACTGCCGAATCCGCCGCTGAACAAACGGCCATCCGGCAGCAAATCACTGCGAATATCAGAATACGAGTTACATTCATTGCGTGTACAATAATCGAAAACAGAGTCAGACATCCCACAGCATCACAATGATCTCGCGCCGGATCAAGCGTGTCAGGTCCTGTACTGGCCGTTCTGTGATTTGATTTCCTGAGTACATCGCCGCAACGCGGAAACAGCAGAGACACAAATGCCGGTTTCCTCTGCGTTGGCAGACTTTCGGTTTCGGCAGATTTGTTTACGGTGAGTCGGACTTCCCGAGTCACAAACGAAGTCCCGGCGAGCCCGGAAGCGTTCACCTGCCGATCTAAGGTACTGCGTCAACTGACTCATTCCGAAATCCTGAACGGCCGTCCAGATTCGCCCGGTCTGTTCAAAATTTCGATCACACATGAATGGAGAAACAGTGACATGTCCCCACTGAGAATTGGCGTCACGGGTTCCGGATTCATGGGCCGGACACACATCGATGCCGCACATAAGCTGACGTCGACACAACCCGTCGCTGTTGCCGGAGGTCGTCGTGCCTCGAAACTTGCACAGGACTACGGGATTGACACCGAGCCCGATGTTGAGTCACTCGTTCGGCGTAATGACATCGATGCGATTATCATTTCAACGCCACACCACTGTCACTGCAGCGAATCCCTGGCAGCCGCAGCCGCGGGTAAACATGTACTGGTCGAAAAACCAATGGCCACGTCTGTAGCGGACTGTGATCTTATGACATCAACGTTCGCGGAACGTAACCTGGTGCTTTCGGTTGGCTACCATCAGCGGTTTCGAGAGTCAAATTTGCGTACTCGTGAATTGATCCGGTCAGGAGCGATTGGCAACGTCCGCTGTGTTCAGATGTCAAGTTTGTTCGATATAAACACAATGCGGGAAGACGATGGATTCGGCGGAACCTGGAGTTGGTGGACGGATCCGCGCAGTGTGGCTCATTTAATCAATAGTGCACCTCACAATATTGATCTTTGCCGATGGTGGCTGGGTACCGAACTGATGAGTGTTGCCGCTCACAGTGGAACATTTCGCGAAGATAACCCCAACGAAAACACCACCATGGCGCTGCTCAGCTTTGTGGACGGCACGATGTCGACATTCTGGTCCTCCAGCGTGGTTCCTTCCCCCGGTTTTCAGGGCGAAGCATTCCGTTTTCGCATCATGGGCGACGACGGTGTCATCGACTTCGATCCTTTTGGTCAGTTACAGCTTGGTAGAAACGGCTCAGTGGAAAATGTGTACGAGCAACCGACTGTTGGACACGACGATTCCAATGCGGCCTTCCAAATGAACCGCATGCAGGCCTATTGCGACCAGATGCAGTCGTTTGTGAACACGATTCAGGGCAGGGCAGGCGGGGAAGGCTCAACGGCAGATGGGCGTGCCGGGGTCTCGGCCGTCCTGGCCATGCTGGAATCGTCTGAGACCGGCCGAACGATTCAGATCGACGACGCTTAAGACGCACGCCAGGTTCCGTAAAATTCAACAGTAAAAACG carries:
- a CDS encoding SDR family oxidoreductase, whose translation is MDVSGKTAFVTGAGRGIGKGCALELARHGADLIVNDRPGSPDLQNTVNEVRALGRTCESVEGDVFGGEGCEQVVADVLDAAESVDILISNPAYGRRTPFLELDRHEFERIVQATLTAGFHISQLVARHMVENGNGKIVFISSVQAERPYTQCCAYGAAKAGLNLLMQTIAVELSPYRINVNAIEPGWIDTPGEHVTFTEQEITEKGKQLPWGRLGLPAEIGRAATFLSSSDADYISGSILAVDGLFRYKDCIHRF
- a CDS encoding aldolase/citrate lyase family protein, with amino-acid sequence MRQSKTLTRLRNNESVRMCSLGHFIPGFVKHAAHHGFDCIWLDLEHRNWPDRDVQAILAFAHLFDIDIMLRAPTLEKTALYRYLEDGAAGLMIPHVSTVEKAMMLVDSVKFPPVGNRGLDSAGLDADFLANGPDEYLADVNQQTFLVVQIETPEAVENVDAIAAVEGVDCLFIGPADLNLRLQYDTGGVSFEDACERVAAACKKHGKAWGLPAPNQEELQRRTDQGARMLAHGGDFGAMMQMLKDSSDTLDAVFGEA
- a CDS encoding sodium-coupled permease; translated protein: MNVTRILIFAVICCRMAVCSAADSAVSVRSNGLAIIDWVIIACYAGGTIGLGWYYSRQQSSTEEYFVGDRKMNPIFVGVSLFATLLSTISYLSMPGESLGKGPVGMTIFLTLPVVYLVVAYGLLPVYMKQQVTSAYELLEDRLGLSVRLLGAFLFILLRLTWMSLLVFVTAQAMVIMMGLGDQYIPVIALVTGFVAVIYTSLGGLRAVIITDFMQTILLYGGALLVLALICFDLGGFGWFPTEWNDSWDTQPFFPDSLSTRASFVGAFASFLVWFVCTAGGDQTSVQRFMSTSSASAARRALATQLTVSVIVGVTLGLVGFALLGYYEAHPELVPAGASLKENADKMFPHFIGFHLPVGIAGLVVAAMFAAAMSSIDSGVNSITAVVMTDGFDRLGSRALTERQHVVLARCLAFGIGAVAVVGSSMMGLVPGNFSEVTTRTANLLTTPIFGLFFFALFVPFASPAGAWIGTCFGTLTAVLVGFCGPIFGTVPGTDLPPISFYWIGPMALTANIMTGCIGSLIFPTRPKAGADTAVT
- a CDS encoding Gfo/Idh/MocA family oxidoreductase, translating into MSPLRIGVTGSGFMGRTHIDAAHKLTSTQPVAVAGGRRASKLAQDYGIDTEPDVESLVRRNDIDAIIISTPHHCHCSESLAAAAAGKHVLVEKPMATSVADCDLMTSTFAERNLVLSVGYHQRFRESNLRTRELIRSGAIGNVRCVQMSSLFDINTMREDDGFGGTWSWWTDPRSVAHLINSAPHNIDLCRWWLGTELMSVAAHSGTFREDNPNENTTMALLSFVDGTMSTFWSSSVVPSPGFQGEAFRFRIMGDDGVIDFDPFGQLQLGRNGSVENVYEQPTVGHDDSNAAFQMNRMQAYCDQMQSFVNTIQGRAGGEGSTADGRAGVSAVLAMLESSETGRTIQIDDA